GAAGTGGCCAAGCTCTCGGGTGGAAATCAGCAAAAAGTGGTTTTTTCCAAATGTCTGTTTGCTAATGCAGACTTGCTTCTTCTGGATGAACCGACCAGAGGTGTGGATGTCGGTGCAAAAAGTGAAATTTATCAAATTATCCGTGAACTGGCCGAAGAGGGAAAGTCAATATTGATCTTCTCTTCCGAACTTCCGGAGATTGTTAATATTTGTGACAGTATCTACCTGATGTTTGAAGGCGATATGAAATGTAAACTAGAAAATGGACCTGACATTGACAGTGAATCGATACTGCATACTGCAGCATGTGGAGATTAAGATGGGAACTAAAACAAGATTATTAAAAAGAGCAGACAGCTCAATGAGTAATGAATCATTTATTAGCCTTTTTATGATCAGTGTTCTGGTTATACTCTTCGGCATTGCGTGTGCAATCGTACCGAATTTTTATCTGCCAATGAACATGCTGAATCTGATAATGAATTACTGGTACATCATAATTCTTGGAATAGGTGTCACCTTTCTTCTGGTAACCGGAAACTTTGACATGTCAGTAGGTGGAGTCATCGCCATGACAGGTGTACTTTCAGTTTATTTTTCACAAAGTGCTGTGGTATTGAAAAACCCACTGGCCGTAGGACTGGGACTCCCCTATGGAGTGGCTGTGGGACTGGCTTTGTTATGCGCCTTGGCTGTGGGTGCTGTAAACGCTTTTTTCATTGTCAAATTAAAGGTTCCTTCCATTATAGTCACCCTCGGTACAATGATGCTTGCCAGGGGTGTCGGCCAGGTCGTGACCCTGGGAGCTCAGAGGAACACCAGTCTTCCAGATATATTCGGTGTCATAGGAAATGCCTCCATACCGGGTACTCCCATAAAAGTATCAGTTCTTATTATGGTAGGCCTTTTAATAATTGCTGTTGTTATTGAAAAAACGACAATATTCGGAAGGCGTACATATCTTATCGGTGCAAACCGGGAAGCAGCCAGATTATCAGGTATAAGAGTGGAACGCCATCTGACGACTCTTTTTCTTACCAGCGCTCTTTTAGCCGGGATCACAGGAATATTGATGGCATCAGAATTTAAAGCCGGTATTTCAAACAGAGCAACAGGATTTGAATTTGATGCATTGGTGATCTGTCTTCTGGGAGGCACCAATATTAATGGAGGATTCGGATCCGTACTCGGTACTGTTGTCGGGGCTCTTGTTCTGGGAG
This sequence is a window from Oceanispirochaeta sp.. Protein-coding genes within it:
- a CDS encoding ABC transporter permease, which codes for MGTKTRLLKRADSSMSNESFISLFMISVLVILFGIACAIVPNFYLPMNMLNLIMNYWYIIILGIGVTFLLVTGNFDMSVGGVIAMTGVLSVYFSQSAVVLKNPLAVGLGLPYGVAVGLALLCALAVGAVNAFFIVKLKVPSIIVTLGTMMLARGVGQVVTLGAQRNTSLPDIFGVIGNASIPGTPIKVSVLIMVGLLIIAVVIEKTTIFGRRTYLIGANREAARLSGIRVERHLTTLFLTSALLAGITGILMASEFKAGISNRATGFEFDALVICLLGGTNINGGFGSVLGTVVGALVLGVVTSAATGMVLSPDWQFFLKGTVTFLAILAQRYALDRRKG